A single Amphiura filiformis chromosome 8, Afil_fr2py, whole genome shotgun sequence DNA region contains:
- the LOC140158470 gene encoding uncharacterized protein, protein MEKPDSSAGAATWLDNTITDAEIMDPSYILFRRDRNRHGGGVLIAAKDFLNPIRATKFEDNNIELVSVELSTRRGKILYCCLYYPKKPDIAFFNKLDNCVNKILSSVHSYACVILAGDFNVDAPHFQPGSKTFSEGDTRLYKLLTESLDPLNMTQLVDFVTHKFSDNQLDGTLIDHLYTNNTDSVLNIRPHHAIGATDHSGIAFSLNFAKIKQHFPPGTFLQYSKADLTGLCNELHVTDWYELLHGKNINEAWSVFKDKYMECIHTFVPSKRSRRREKKPWINDEIIKLTKKKKCLYRKKKKSPDDLRKWQNYKKCRNMLKVVINREYHSYVSDIANDNSNHGKKFWSFVRASKAKPTATSFKIDDICVTDPNTIANSFNEFFVSNFTTSDEPDTIDSMCEGHQGIPFCPGVDQFL, encoded by the coding sequence ATGGAGAAACCAGATAGTTCGGCGGGCGCCGCGACTTGGCTTGATAACACCATTACAGATGCCGAAATCATGGATCCATCTTATATATTATTTCGACGCGACCGTAACAGACATGGTGGTGGAGTTTTGATAGCAGCAAAAGATTTCCTTAACCCAATTAGGGCTACTAAATTTGAGGATAACAACATCGAACTTGTCTCTGTTGAACTATCCACTAGGCGCGGAAAAATTTTATATTGTTGTCTGTACTATCCAAAAAAGCCGGACATtgcattttttaataaattggacAATTGTGTAAATAAGATTCTTAGTAGTGTACACTCATATGCATGTGTTATCCTTGCAGGTGATTTTAATGTGGATGCTCCACACTTTCAGCCTGGTTCAAAAACATTCTCTGAAGGGGACACTAGGTTATACAAGTTGCTCACTGAAAGTCTGGACCCTTTAAACATGACTCAACTTGTTGATTTTGTAACTCATAAATTCTCGGACAATCAGCTTGATGGTACTCTAATTGATCATCTGTACACAAATAATACTGACTCTGTGCTTAATATCAGGCCTCATCATGCCATAGGTGCAACCGACCACTCAGGTATTGCTTTCAGTCTTAACTTTGCTAAAATTAAACAACATTTTCCACCAGGTACATTTCTTCAATACTCCAAGGCTGATCTTACCGGTCTTTGTAATGAACTCCATGTAACCGATTGGTATGAGCTTCTCCATGGTAAAAACATCAATGAAGcctggagtgtttttaaagataAATACATGGAGTGCATCCATACATTTGTTCCAAGCAAAAGATCCAGGAGACGGGAGAAAAAGCCTTGGATTAATGATGAAATAATCAAACTGACAAAGAAAAAGAAGTGCCtgtacaggaaaaaaaaaaaatctcctgATGATTTACGGAAATGGCAGAATTACAAAAAGTGTCGTAATATGTTAAAGGTGGTTATAAACCGTGAATACCATTCTTATGTTTCAGATATTGCAAATGACAATTCTAATCATGGTAAAAAATTTTGGTCCTTTGTTCGGGCATCCAAAGCTAAACCTACTGCTACCTCTTTTAAGATTGATGATATTTGTGTTACAGATCCCAACACCATTGCTAATTCTTTCAAtgaattttttgtttcaaattttactacCTCTGATGAGCCAGATACAATAGACTCAATGTGTGAGGGCCATCAGGGAATTCCATTTTGTCCCGGTGTTGACCAATTCCTCTga